The sequence ACCATCCTCACGTAGTCGGGCAGGGACGCCGCCATCTCGTGCAGCCCGAGCGCGGAGAGGTTCGCCTGCGCCCTGATCGAGGGGCTGCCCTCCGCGACGGCGCCCATCACGCCCCTCCGAGCGAGTCGAGCAGCGCGAGGTTGGCGCGCGCGGCCTCGGCGATGTCCGCGTCGGCCAGGCCCCGCTTCCCCTCGAGGGCCTGCCCATAGTGGTCGGGGTCGTAGTTGATGGGCCTCGACGGCCCGGACGCGGCGTCGTGGACGGCGACCTCCTCGCCGGCCATCCTCACAACGACCTGGCCGCCGGGCATCGCTATGACGCTCACGCGCCGGCCGATGCAGCGCCTGGGCACGGACCACTCCCTGCCGGCGGCCCTGACGAGCATGGTCGGCGGGACGGTCTGGACGCTCACGTCGCCCACCATCGACTCGAGGAGCCGGAGGTTCCCGATGGGCCGCAGGCTCTCCTTCTCCCGCATGAACAGCGCGTCGGGCGGCAGGCCGGTGGTGCGGTTCGGCTCCGAGTTGGCCTGGGCCTCGACCCGGGCCACCGCCTCGGCGAGGCCGCTCCACCCGGTGAACTCGCCGCCGTAGGCGAGCAGGCGGTTCAGGAAGCGGTTGGCCGACTCGTCCTTGCCCTTGGTCTGCGGCGAGCGCGGCGCGCAGAGCCTGAGCTCGAAGCCGGCCTCCCGCGCGAACCGCCACGCCCTCTCCTGCCTGGTCCTCCTGCGGCCCGAGACGGTCACCAGGCACGACATGTTGTCCGTGATGCACTCCTCCGGGACGCCGCCGAGGCGGGTGAAGGTGGCGAGCAGGCAGGACAGCAGGTCGTCGAGCGTGCGGCTCCTGACCGGTATGAAGCGGTGCTTCCGGGAGTAGCCGAGCGTCGCGGTGAACACGCTGAACTCGAAGACCTCGCCCTCCGAGTCGACGAGCCTCATGCCCTCCTTCCAGTCGAACTGCAGCTGCCTGCCCGGGGGCGTCTCGAACCGCGGGTGCGGCTCGCGGCCGCCCGCGCCCCCGAAGGGCACGTCGCGGGCCCGGCACCACGCGGTGAAGGCGCCGTACCCGGGCAGCCCCTCCCCGCGGCCCTCGCGCAGGAACGCGTAGACTGCCATCTTGGTCATCCCGGGCAGCTGGGCCTTCGCGCGGATCACCTCCTCGAGCGGGTCGAAGGCGCTGCCCCTCGCGGACCTCCCGTCGGCGGCGGACTCGCCCTCCCGCCGGTACTTGGCGACCGTGTGCCGGTCCATGCCGTGCCTCCTCGCGATCTCGCTGAAGTTCGGCTTCGCGCCGGACCCCCTGTAGACGTTCAGCTCTCCCATTACGTTTCGCTCCATATCCCGCTCCTCCCGGGTCGGATACCCGATCGGAGCATAGTTCCGTTAGCGCAGTTGGTGAAAGTACGTTAGCGGGGTCGGCGAAAGCGCGTTAGCGCATTCGGCGAGATGCGTTTGCGAAAGTGGTCAATTTTAGATTAGCGCTAACAGTGCACATATACAGCGACGACCTCTCCCGCGAGCTCGTCGCCCACGCCGTCGGCACCGGCGCCGACAGCTGGTGCGAGGGGCAGTGGGAGACATCGCCGGCGCAGCCCGAGGAGCTGCCGACCCAGCCGGTGGGGACCGTGGTCGAGCAAATCGCCCCGCCCAGGACGAAACCCGGTTTCGAGAGGTTCGACTTCGGGAGGGCCGAATGATGGCGGGCGCGGGGGCGAGCCCCTACGAGCTCGCGAGCGACGCCGCGTCGAGGCTCGGGATCGCCGTCGGGGCGGAGGAGCTCGCGACCCTCGCCTCGGACCTCGACCTCGGCGACGGGGAGATGGCCGCCGTGGCAGCCACCTTCTCCTACCTTGCGGAGAAGAGGAGGCTCGCCTCCATCGAGACGCTGCTGAGGCTGAGCAGGCTGCCCAGGCGCGAGCCCAAGACCTTCGAGGGCTTCGACTTCTCCAGGATCCAGGGCCGGGACGCGGCCGCGCTGGGCAAGCTCCCGTCGCTGGCCGACCTCTACGCGCACCGCAACGTCGCCTTCGTCGGGCCCGGCGGCATAGGGAAGACGCACCTCGCGCAGGCCTACGGGCGCGAGTGCTGCATGCGGGGGCTCAAGACCTACTACATAAAGGCGACCGAGCTCAGGGACAGGTTCCAGAAGGCCGTCCAGCGGGGAAACACCTCGCGGGTCGTCTCCTCGCTCGTCAAGCCGTCGTGCCTCATCGTTGACGAGGTGGGGAGATGCGTCTACGACAGGCCGTGCACCGACCTGTTCTTCGATGTCGTCGACAGGCGCTACGAGAAGGAGGGGCCGAACGCGATGGTCCTCACGAGCAACATCGCCCCGAGCGGGTGGGATGAGTTCTTCACGGGCGACGACACGCTCCTCTGCGCCCTCGGCAGGCTGTTCGACAAGGCGTCGGTGTTCGTGATGCGGGGCCCGAGCTACCGCGGCAGGGAGCTTGACACCTACTCGGTGGAGGCCGTCCCCCAGGCGGTGAAGGTGAGGGGGATCCAGCCCGAGGGGATGTAGGAATGCGATAGGAAAGTCATAGATGCGGGCGTGTTGGCTAAAATGGGTCGGCCGGGATTGGTCAATCTCGGCCGACTATATTTGGCTAAATTATTCCGGCGCTAACAACATGACGTTTGGATTCAGATTGGTAATATCAGCAATTACCAAAGAGCTAGACGCAATCAAATTAAATATGTCTTCCGTAATATCTACGGGAGTCAACATCTCGTCTACGCGCATGCATTTCTTACCCGCCCTCTTAGAGCCTTTGACCAACGCTAAATATACAGGGTCGATAGAAGGGTCTTCGGTGAATGGCATCATGACGGCAATTAAATTTGGATCACACGCAGAAGACGCTTCAGGTTCGACCGGCAAG is a genomic window of Collinsella aerofaciens containing:
- the istA gene encoding IS21 family transposase, whose translation is MERNVMGELNVYRGSGAKPNFSEIARRHGMDRHTVAKYRREGESAADGRSARGSAFDPLEEVIRAKAQLPGMTKMAVYAFLREGRGEGLPGYGAFTAWCRARDVPFGGAGGREPHPRFETPPGRQLQFDWKEGMRLVDSEGEVFEFSVFTATLGYSRKHRFIPVRSRTLDDLLSCLLATFTRLGGVPEECITDNMSCLVTVSGRRRTRQERAWRFAREAGFELRLCAPRSPQTKGKDESANRFLNRLLAYGGEFTGWSGLAEAVARVEAQANSEPNRTTGLPPDALFMREKESLRPIGNLRLLESMVGDVSVQTVPPTMLVRAAGREWSVPRRCIGRRVSVIAMPGGQVVVRMAGEEVAVHDAASGPSRPINYDPDHYGQALEGKRGLADADIAEAARANLALLDSLGGA
- a CDS encoding ATP-binding protein: MMAGAGASPYELASDAASRLGIAVGAEELATLASDLDLGDGEMAAVAATFSYLAEKRRLASIETLLRLSRLPRREPKTFEGFDFSRIQGRDAAALGKLPSLADLYAHRNVAFVGPGGIGKTHLAQAYGRECCMRGLKTYYIKATELRDRFQKAVQRGNTSRVVSSLVKPSCLIVDEVGRCVYDRPCTDLFFDVVDRRYEKEGPNAMVLTSNIAPSGWDEFFTGDDTLLCALGRLFDKASVFVMRGPSYRGRELDTYSVEAVPQAVKVRGIQPEGM